In Methanothrix sp., the sequence TGACATTGGTCTATGCGATACCTGCATAGGGACAGGTATTGCCTATCGGTATTGAAGCTGGTGGCATCCAGAGATGGTTGCGCAGACCATCCACATATTTTTGAGGATTCCTACTTTGATTGTTTATCTGGCATATTTGGGTCTGAATTTTCCTGATCTGCCATGTTCGCTCTTAGCGAAATCTTTTTTGCAGATGTGGTTCAACATAATATCACCACCCTTCGTTTAGGTAGATTGAATAACAGACCACAGGAGCGGAATCCCACAGCAGCCTGTCTCGATATAACACCCCCTTGCTCCTGTGGTCTAACCCGAACGTGCAGAACAAGCTCCCATGAACGTCGATGTTCTCGCAGAGGCCATCTGTCATCCATGCACGTCACCACGACGCCCTCGAGATGTCCCTTGCAACATCGCTGTCAGTGAGCGCGAGGTACTTCTGAGTTGTTGCGAGGCTCTCGTGCCCGAGCACCCTTCGCACAGTCTCTATATTCGCACCCCTGCGCAGGTAGATCGTGGCAGCTGTGTGACGTAACATATGTGGATGTACCCGTTTCTCGATACCCGCAATCCTTCCCAGCCTGGATACGATCTTCCGGAGGTTCCTCGAGCTCATCGGGAATAGCAGCTCGTCCTGGTCCAGACCGCGCGTGTATCTCCTTATAGCGGTTATGAGGTGCTTGTGGACCACAGGCACGCGCCGCTCCTTGCTGCCCTTGCCTGCAACCCGGATGTAGGCCATCTCGCCGTCGAATTCGATGTCACGCCTCCGGACCGAGAGCAGCTCTGCGGACCTGAGCCCGCATCGGAGCATGAGCTCCACGATGAGCGAGTTCCTCTCGGGATCCCTGGTGGTACCCGCAGCCTGGATGATCGCCCTGGCCTCGACCTCGGATAACGCGGCTGGCAGCTTCTTCTCAGCCCTCACTCGCGGTATCTTCCAGCCCAACCCGAACAACCTCGAGTAAGCTGAGATGCTCGTCGCCTTTCTCGCCAGGCTCTTGTTCTTCAGGCCTTTGTCCTTCATGAACCTGAACCAATCAGAGATGAGGTCTTCACTGATATCCCTCCCGCCGGCGAACTCGATGAGCTGTTTGAGATCGGATGTGAACGCCTTTATTGTGTGAGGCGACAGCCCCCTCCCTTTGAGATGGGTCTCGAACTCAAGAGTTCCGATAGTCATTAAGGATCACCCTGTTTTCCCGTACTATCCGGAACTCATCATGTATAATAGTTCCTGTAGTGATCCCTATAGGAACTAAAGAAAGCCTCATATCACCACACACTAAATTATATTCATGCGAGCCAAATGTCTCATTCTGGTCCTGATGCTGGTATCAGCCGCCCAATGCCAGCAGACAGCAGGAGATTGGATCGACAAAGGTGCAGATTTTTATATTCAGGGCAAATTTGAAGACGCACTCAGGTGCTTTGATGAAGCCATCCGGCTGAAACCTGATTTTGCAGGGGCATGGAACAACAAAGGAGCTGTTCTCAATGACCTCGGCAGGCACGATGAGGCGTTAGAGTGCTACAACGAAGCCATCCGGCTGAACCCTGACGATGCAGATGCATGGAACAACAAAGGCCTCGCTCTCTATTACCTCGGCAGGTATGAAGAAGCGTTAGAATGCTACAACGAGGCTATCCGGCTGAAACCTGATTTAGCAGAGGCATGGAACAACAAAGGCCTCGCTCTCTATTACCTCGGCCGGTATGAAGAAGCGTTAGAATGCTTCAACGAAGCTATCAGGCTGAAACCTGATGATGCAGAGGCATGGAACAACAAAGGCCTTGCTCTCGATGCCCTTGGCAGGTACGAAGAAGCGTTAGAGTGCTTCAATGAATCCATCCGGCTGGATCCTGATTTTGCAGAGGCATGGAACAACAAAGGAAATGCTCTCGCTGGCCTCGGCAGGTACGATGAGGCGTTAGAGTGCTACAACGAATCCATCAGGCTGAAACCTGATTTAGCAGTGGCATGGAACAACAAAGGATATGTTCTCGATGCACTCGGCAGGTACGAGGAAGCATTAGAATGCTGCAACGAATCCATCAGGCTGAAACCTGATTTAGCAGAGGCATGGAACAACAAAGGCCTTGCTCTCGGTGACCTCGGCAGGTACGAAGAGGCGTTAGAATGCCTCAACGAAGCTATCAGGTTGAAACCTGATTATGCAGTGGCATGGACCAACAAAGGAGCTGCTCTCGCCGAACTCGGCAGGTACGATGAGGCGTTAGAATGCTTCAACGAATCCATCCGGCTGAAACCTGACAATGCAGAGGCATGGTATGGCAAAGGTCTTATTCTTGAGACTTTAGGAAGAGATTCAGAGGCTGCGGCAGCTTATCAGAAAGCACGGGAGCTGGGTGCAATGATCCGTGATCGATGATCACACCAGCTCCATTTTTAAAGATAGATGAGGAAAAATCGTGCGGTATGCACACGTTGGACGACGCAACCGGTGGCGGGGAGATATCGATTTTCGTGTTACGTCTGCGGCTGAGAGACGTAACATGTATCCGGGAAGCAACATCATGCATGCCCTCCGCACCAGTAATCAAGAGCTCGACGTCGGGCACTTCGTGAACCCCCCAAAACCACCATCAAAAGGTCACTTTTGTAGTGCAACATTGCTAAGTAAAATACCAATAATGTGGTACTACCAAGCGAGGCCGCAGCAGTGCGATTTTTATGCACAAGATCGAGCCCGAGGGCCTCATCACATCCACAACCGCTGCAGCCAGGCCTTCATCACATCCATCACGCCGAAACGCCCCTCTCTCCAGGACCTCAGGGCTCCAGCACCACCTCCAGGACCCGGCGACAACAGGCAGGTATTACAACACGAGAGAGCACGGAGAAAGAGAGCATCTCCGAGAAGGGGGGAGGGGGGGCAGTTGCTCGGTATGGCGAGGGCAGTCATTGCTCGAGATGAGCAACGGGCAAATGCCCGTAAATCGCTTTACGGGCCGGTTTCGGTGCACCTCACGCACTCCAAATCCTGCCGCTGGTGAAAATTGGCCTGTAAAGCGATTTTACGGGCCGCCTGCAGTGCTCGCGCACATCCTGTTTTTAGGGCCCTGGGGCAGGAGAGAGCTTGATGTCGCTGAGGCGGGGCTTATCGAAGCCGCCCGCCTGTACGAACTCTTCCAGCAGTTGCTTTATCCTCGCCCGCATCTCCTCGATTGTCAGCTCAGTCCTCACAGCGGTGTTATCATTATCAGGCCCAGACACCTCTATCGAGTTGAGACTGAGCCACTTGTCGGGGTCATCCCTCGGCAAAAACCGAGTGCGGTTAACGAGGAAGAAGATCTGCGCTCGTACGTTCCCGTTCCTGCCGGCTTCGTACAGCGCATCAGCGATTATCTCCACCCTGGCCCTCATCACGCTTTGTACCCTTGCATCAAATTGTGGGTGGCGTCTTCTATACTCGTTGAAGTACGACACAGACACACCGGCGGCCTCGCACGCCTGTTTTATTGTACACCCGTTCCCGAGCATCTCCAGTATCTTCTCTCTCGTATCATTCGATAGCTTCGTGTACCTCCGCTTCTTCACTGACGTCTGCTTGAGCCGCACAGTGAAGCCTGCTGCCCGCAACCGCTCTATCTCGTCATCGCTCACGTCGTCCAGGCCGATCTCAACGTGTCCATCGTGTGATTTCAACACGAGTACGGGCTTCAACGCCTCGCCGCCCTCTTCCGGCTCACTTTCATCTGTCCGCTTCAT encodes:
- a CDS encoding tyrosine-type recombinase/integrase, with product MTIGTLEFETHLKGRGLSPHTIKAFTSDLKQLIEFAGGRDISEDLISDWFRFMKDKGLKNKSLARKATSISAYSRLFGLGWKIPRVRAEKKLPAALSEVEARAIIQAAGTTRDPERNSLIVELMLRCGLRSAELLSVRRRDIEFDGEMAYIRVAGKGSKERRVPVVHKHLITAIRRYTRGLDQDELLFPMSSRNLRKIVSRLGRIAGIEKRVHPHMLRHTAATIYLRRGANIETVRRVLGHESLATTQKYLALTDSDVARDISRASW
- a CDS encoding tetratricopeptide repeat protein, which produces MLVSAAQCQQTAGDWIDKGADFYIQGKFEDALRCFDEAIRLKPDFAGAWNNKGAVLNDLGRHDEALECYNEAIRLNPDDADAWNNKGLALYYLGRYEEALECYNEAIRLKPDLAEAWNNKGLALYYLGRYEEALECFNEAIRLKPDDAEAWNNKGLALDALGRYEEALECFNESIRLDPDFAEAWNNKGNALAGLGRYDEALECYNESIRLKPDLAVAWNNKGYVLDALGRYEEALECCNESIRLKPDLAEAWNNKGLALGDLGRYEEALECLNEAIRLKPDYAVAWTNKGAALAELGRYDEALECFNESIRLKPDNAEAWYGKGLILETLGRDSEAAAAYQKARELGAMIRDR